A region from the Flavobacterium enshiense genome encodes:
- the gwsG gene encoding grasp-with-spasm system ATP-grasp peptide maturase — MNDKLILICSDVSEPSTDIVCSWLNYYDKKFVRVSAENIIDIKSIVIKDNYIDINFNIDNEGYKLSDFKSYWYRRSRLKFAIFSEVKFLYNGKDISSKMNVFLEKEYNKVVEFFEMKLNQLAILNKFKDNNINKLQVLSLANDLGIKVPETYVLNDFSMLDFSNEGYITKAISDLAIIDNDTTFYSMTQRVNYDDGKNIWYSLIQKEVQKKFEIRSFYFNNRFFSSAIFSQENDKTKLDFRNYDFENPNRVVPFKFPISLEEKISKLCNKLDLKSGSFDFAYTNEGEYVLFEVNPVGQFEQVSAPCNYNIHKEIAVSL, encoded by the coding sequence ATGAATGATAAATTAATATTGATATGCTCAGATGTTTCTGAGCCAAGCACCGATATAGTCTGTTCGTGGTTAAATTATTACGATAAAAAGTTTGTTCGGGTCTCAGCGGAGAATATTATTGATATAAAAAGTATTGTAATAAAAGATAATTACATAGACATAAATTTTAATATTGATAATGAAGGATATAAATTGTCTGATTTTAAATCATATTGGTATAGAAGGTCAAGATTAAAGTTCGCAATATTTTCGGAAGTAAAATTCCTTTACAATGGTAAAGATATAAGTTCAAAAATGAATGTTTTTTTGGAAAAGGAATACAATAAGGTAGTAGAGTTTTTTGAGATGAAATTAAATCAGTTGGCAATCTTAAACAAATTTAAAGACAATAATATAAACAAACTACAAGTTTTATCACTAGCTAATGACTTAGGGATAAAAGTTCCGGAAACTTATGTGCTTAATGATTTTAGTATGCTTGATTTTAGCAATGAGGGTTATATAACAAAAGCTATTTCAGATCTTGCGATAATTGATAATGATACGACTTTTTATTCTATGACTCAGAGGGTAAATTATGACGATGGGAAAAACATCTGGTATTCATTAATTCAAAAAGAAGTTCAGAAAAAATTTGAAATTCGGAGCTTCTATTTTAATAATAGGTTTTTTAGCTCCGCAATTTTTTCGCAAGAAAACGATAAAACAAAATTAGATTTTAGAAATTACGATTTTGAAAATCCGAATAGAGTTGTCCCCTTTAAGTTTCCTATTAGTTTAGAAGAAAAAATAAGTAAATTATGTAATAAGCTTGATTTGAAATCAGGGAGCTTTGACTTTGCCTACACAAATGAAGGGGAATATGTGCTTTTTGAAGTTAATCCTGTAGGTCAGTTTGAGCAGGTGTCTGCCCCTTGTAATTACAACATACATAAAGAAATTGCAGTTAGTTTATGA
- a CDS encoding peptidase domain-containing ABC transporter: MLKSFPFYKQADAKDCGPTCLKIIAKYYGKTINIQELRSLSETTREGSNLLFLSDAAEKIGFRTLGVKLSLERLEEAPLPCVLHWNNNHYVILYKIKRDTFYISDPAQGLLEYSKEEFIKFWIGNNADEATQEGIALLLEPTPKFHQSDFDKEEKKGLGFGMLYQYLWRYQSFLIQLSIGLSASSLLQLIFPFLTQSIVDVGIQNQNIHFVYMILFAQLFLFAGRTGLELIRSWILLHLSTRINISLISDFFIKLMNLPISFFDVRMTGDIMQRINDHRRIERILTTSSLNVLFSLINMIIMGGVLAYYNLQIFFVFFAGSILYFGWITLFLKRREALDYKRFSEVSQEQSKVMELINGMQEIKLHNAEKQKRWGWEYVQARLFRVSIKGLVLEQTQTIGSSVINELKNIFIIFLSAKLVIDGEITLGMMMAISSIVGSLNGPITQLIGFVREMQDAKISLARLSEIHEKEDEVQQEEHQIHDVPQNEDIHIKELSYRYLGSDIPVLENLNLTIPAKKVTAIVGVSGSGKTTLMKLLLKFYEPNSGEINLGNTQLKNISQKAWRNNIGAVMQEGFIFNDTIANNIAVGVDIVDKKRLVYAADVANIKEYISGLPLGYNTKIGSEGLGMSTGQKQRLLIARAVYKNPEMLFFDEATSALDANNEKKIMEQLDLFFKNKTVVVIAHRLSTVMNADQIVVLDKGRIIEMGNHSALVEQKGNYFELVRNQLQLGN; this comes from the coding sequence ATGCTTAAAAGTTTCCCTTTTTACAAACAAGCCGATGCAAAAGACTGTGGTCCGACCTGTTTAAAAATAATTGCCAAGTATTATGGCAAAACCATTAATATTCAGGAATTACGCAGCTTAAGCGAAACCACCCGTGAGGGAAGTAATCTACTTTTTCTTAGCGATGCTGCTGAGAAAATTGGGTTTCGGACCCTTGGTGTAAAGCTTAGTCTGGAGCGATTGGAGGAAGCTCCATTGCCGTGTGTTTTGCATTGGAATAACAATCATTATGTCATTTTATACAAAATAAAAAGGGACACTTTTTATATTTCCGATCCTGCTCAAGGGTTACTCGAGTATTCAAAAGAAGAATTCATCAAATTCTGGATAGGAAACAATGCCGATGAAGCCACCCAGGAAGGCATCGCCTTATTATTGGAACCTACTCCTAAATTCCACCAGTCGGATTTTGATAAAGAAGAAAAAAAAGGCTTGGGTTTCGGGATGTTGTATCAATATCTTTGGCGTTATCAATCCTTTTTGATTCAGTTAAGCATCGGTTTGTCAGCGAGCAGTTTGCTGCAATTGATCTTTCCGTTCCTTACCCAAAGCATCGTCGATGTAGGCATACAGAACCAGAATATTCATTTCGTCTACATGATTTTGTTCGCACAGCTGTTCTTGTTTGCCGGAAGAACAGGTTTGGAACTCATACGAAGTTGGATTTTGCTGCATCTTTCCACACGAATCAACATTTCGCTGATTTCCGATTTCTTCATCAAACTGATGAATCTCCCGATTTCCTTTTTCGATGTAAGAATGACCGGTGACATCATGCAGCGGATTAACGATCATCGACGTATCGAACGAATCCTTACCACATCGTCGTTAAACGTATTGTTTTCCCTGATTAATATGATAATTATGGGAGGTGTATTGGCGTATTATAACCTGCAGATTTTTTTCGTGTTTTTTGCCGGAAGCATCTTATATTTCGGTTGGATAACCCTGTTCTTGAAACGAAGGGAAGCTTTGGATTACAAACGTTTTTCCGAAGTGAGTCAGGAACAAAGCAAAGTAATGGAACTTATCAACGGGATGCAGGAAATCAAACTCCACAACGCCGAAAAACAAAAACGTTGGGGTTGGGAATATGTTCAGGCGCGATTGTTCCGGGTTTCCATAAAAGGGCTGGTTTTAGAACAGACACAAACCATCGGTTCTTCTGTAATCAACGAATTAAAGAATATTTTCATCATTTTTTTATCGGCGAAATTGGTAATCGACGGTGAAATCACACTCGGGATGATGATGGCAATAAGTTCCATAGTGGGAAGTTTAAACGGACCCATTACGCAACTCATCGGCTTTGTCAGAGAAATGCAGGATGCCAAAATTTCCTTGGCCCGCTTGTCTGAAATTCATGAAAAGGAAGATGAAGTTCAACAGGAAGAACATCAGATACATGATGTGCCTCAAAATGAAGATATTCATATAAAAGAGCTGTCGTACCGTTATCTGGGATCAGATATTCCGGTTCTGGAGAATCTGAATCTGACAATACCGGCAAAAAAAGTAACGGCTATTGTGGGTGTCAGCGGAAGCGGAAAGACAACTTTAATGAAATTGTTGCTCAAGTTTTATGAGCCTAATTCCGGCGAAATCAATCTCGGAAACACGCAGTTAAAAAATATTTCCCAAAAAGCTTGGCGTAATAACATAGGGGCGGTAATGCAGGAAGGTTTTATTTTTAATGATACGATTGCCAATAATATAGCGGTAGGCGTAGATATTGTAGATAAAAAACGATTGGTTTATGCTGCGGATGTGGCCAATATTAAAGAATATATTTCAGGATTGCCCTTGGGCTATAATACCAAAATTGGCTCGGAAGGACTCGGAATGAGTACTGGTCAAAAACAGCGTCTGTTAATTGCACGCGCCGTTTATAAAAATCCGGAAATGTTGTTTTTTGATGAAGCGACATCTGCATTGGACGCCAACAACGAAAAGAAAATCATGGAGCAGCTGGATTTGTTTTTCAAAAATAAAACGGTTGTAGTTATCGCACATCGTTTGAGTACCGTGATGAATGCCGATCAGATTGTTGTGTTAGATAAGGGCAGGATTATTGAAATGGGTAACCACTCGGCCTTAGTGGAACAGAAAGGGAATTATTTCGAGTTGGTTAGAAATCAGTTGCAGTTAGGAAATTAA
- a CDS encoding HlyD family secretion protein — translation MEEKNKDTFELRSEEVQDILTRVPHWMIRWGTVLIFGIVFMLFSISWFLRYPDVVASEIVITTNIPPEKLVARVSGRIEAILVKDKMTIKENTSLAVIENSANYKDVFLLSKLINDSEQGAKFPFEKLNNAQLGDIESAFAVFQKDYIAEGLNADLQPFQVEGNAKKSETVQIQQRLNLLLQQKSINEQELKLQKNEISRYTVLHGKGVISDQEFETKKLNYLQSEKNYKNLLTSISQLQSSLIENKRAVKGTEIGGTKEGVTLSRNVAQSYFQLKKAIKDWELNYVLKSSIEGEVAFAQIWVENQTITAGDNVFSIVPKTERGYIGKVKAPAHNSGKIKVGQQVNIRLANFPDREFGILKGEVKNISLVPDKDGNIMMDVILPQNLKTTYKKEIPFQQEMKGSAEIITEDLRLLERILYQFRDVFKPN, via the coding sequence ATGGAAGAGAAGAATAAAGACACATTTGAATTGCGAAGTGAAGAAGTTCAAGATATACTCACGCGAGTACCTCACTGGATGATCCGCTGGGGAACGGTTTTGATTTTCGGAATCGTCTTCATGTTGTTTTCTATATCCTGGTTTTTGAGATATCCGGACGTGGTGGCTTCCGAGATTGTGATTACCACCAATATTCCGCCTGAAAAATTGGTGGCAAGGGTTTCCGGACGAATTGAAGCCATTCTGGTGAAAGATAAAATGACGATAAAGGAGAATACATCATTGGCTGTAATTGAAAATTCGGCAAATTATAAAGATGTTTTTCTGCTCAGTAAATTAATCAATGATTCAGAACAAGGGGCGAAATTTCCGTTTGAAAAATTGAATAATGCACAATTAGGCGATATAGAAAGTGCGTTTGCGGTTTTTCAGAAAGATTATATCGCAGAAGGTTTAAATGCCGATTTACAGCCGTTTCAGGTTGAAGGCAATGCTAAGAAATCAGAGACCGTACAAATTCAGCAGCGATTAAATTTATTGTTGCAGCAGAAAAGTATTAATGAACAAGAGTTGAAACTTCAGAAGAATGAAATCAGCCGCTACACCGTATTACACGGAAAAGGGGTGATATCCGATCAGGAATTTGAAACCAAAAAACTGAATTACCTCCAATCGGAAAAAAATTATAAGAACCTGCTGACATCCATTTCGCAATTGCAATCCTCTTTAATTGAAAACAAAAGGGCGGTTAAGGGAACGGAAATTGGCGGAACCAAAGAAGGGGTAACGTTGAGCCGGAATGTTGCACAGTCGTATTTCCAGCTGAAGAAAGCCATCAAAGACTGGGAGCTTAATTACGTTTTGAAATCATCTATTGAAGGTGAAGTGGCATTTGCACAGATTTGGGTGGAGAATCAAACAATAACGGCGGGAGATAACGTTTTTTCAATTGTTCCGAAAACCGAAAGGGGTTATATTGGTAAAGTAAAAGCGCCGGCGCACAATTCAGGAAAAATCAAAGTCGGACAGCAGGTGAATATCCGTTTGGCTAATTTTCCTGATCGCGAATTCGGAATTCTGAAAGGCGAAGTGAAAAACATTTCTTTAGTTCCGGATAAAGATGGAAATATCATGATGGATGTTATCTTGCCTCAAAACCTGAAAACGACTTATAAGAAAGAAATCCCATTTCAGCAGGAAATGAAAGGATCAGCCGAAATCATCACGGAAGATTTACGTTTGCTGGAACGAATCCTGTATCAGTTCCGGGACGTTTTTAAACCGAATTAA
- a CDS encoding tRNA1(Val) (adenine(37)-N6)-methyltransferase, translating into MFQFKQFKIEQNRCAMKVGTDGVLLGAWTPLINNPYNILDIGAGTGLVALMLAQRSHAEQIDAIEIDDNAYEQATENFENSPWNDRLYCYHAGLDEFVDEVDEEFDLIVSNPPFYTDEYKSGDNQRDNARFEDSLPFEELVEAADFFLSENGIFSLIIPFKEEEKLKTLCAERGLFPLKITRVKGTPTTEIKRSLMAFSRIEQTPLVDELVIETARHQYTPEYIELTKDFYLKL; encoded by the coding sequence ATGTTTCAATTTAAACAGTTCAAAATAGAACAGAACCGCTGCGCCATGAAAGTGGGCACTGATGGTGTTTTATTAGGAGCCTGGACTCCGCTTATCAACAATCCTTACAACATTCTGGATATTGGTGCCGGAACTGGTTTAGTTGCACTGATGTTAGCTCAACGCAGCCATGCCGAGCAGATTGACGCCATCGAAATTGATGACAACGCTTACGAACAAGCCACCGAAAACTTTGAAAACTCACCTTGGAACGACCGCTTATACTGTTATCACGCCGGACTGGATGAGTTTGTGGACGAAGTGGACGAGGAATTTGACCTGATTGTTTCTAATCCGCCTTTTTATACCGATGAGTACAAATCCGGAGACAATCAACGTGATAATGCCCGTTTTGAAGATTCTTTACCTTTTGAAGAACTAGTCGAAGCCGCTGATTTTTTCTTATCGGAAAACGGTATTTTTTCCTTGATCATTCCTTTCAAAGAGGAAGAAAAATTAAAAACCCTTTGCGCCGAAAGAGGCTTGTTTCCTCTAAAAATCACGCGTGTTAAAGGCACTCCTACTACCGAAATCAAGCGCAGTTTAATGGCATTCAGCCGAATTGAACAAACTCCGCTTGTTGATGAATTGGTTATTGAAACCGCCCGTCATCAATACACTCCGGAATATATTGAACTGACAAAGGATTTTTACCTGAAACTTTAA
- the rimM gene encoding ribosome maturation factor RimM (Essential for efficient processing of 16S rRNA) has product MRKEDCFYLGKIAKKFSFKGEVLIYLDTDEPEMYEDLESVFVEFNKNLIPFFIEKGALHKGDFLRVKFEEVDSEEDADRLIGSAVYLPLSALPKLEGKKFYFHEVIGFDVEDVRLGNIGKIVSINDSSAQPLFEIMKGNTEILVPMIDDFIVQIDRTNKKVVLNTPEGLVDLYLG; this is encoded by the coding sequence ATGCGTAAAGAAGATTGTTTCTATTTAGGCAAGATCGCCAAAAAGTTTAGTTTCAAAGGGGAAGTTCTGATCTATCTGGATACAGACGAACCCGAAATGTATGAAGATTTGGAATCGGTTTTTGTTGAATTCAACAAAAACCTGATTCCTTTTTTTATTGAAAAAGGCGCCCTTCACAAAGGAGACTTTCTTAGAGTTAAATTTGAAGAAGTGGACAGCGAGGAAGATGCAGACCGATTAATCGGATCAGCTGTGTACCTACCATTAAGCGCCTTACCAAAACTGGAAGGCAAGAAGTTTTATTTCCACGAAGTGATTGGTTTTGATGTAGAAGATGTGCGTTTAGGCAACATCGGAAAAATCGTTTCCATTAACGATTCCAGTGCACAGCCTCTTTTCGAAATCATGAAAGGAAACACAGAAATACTTGTTCCGATGATAGATGATTTCATCGTTCAAATTGACAGAACCAACAAAAAAGTGGTACTGAATACCCCTGAAGGATTGGTGGATCTTTACTTAGGATAG
- a CDS encoding 30S ribosomal protein S16 has product MSVKIRLQRHGKKGKPFYWIVAADARAKRDGRFLEKIGTYNPNTNPATIDLNLDSAVQWLHNGAQPTDTARAILSYKGALLKHHLDGGVRKGALTQEQADAKLAAWLEAKVGTVDAKKAGLTKAEADAKAKALKAEKEVNAKRVAAQAEAAKAAEATEEVAEEAATEEAPAVEENNEETQA; this is encoded by the coding sequence ATGTCAGTAAAAATCAGATTACAAAGACATGGTAAAAAAGGGAAACCTTTTTACTGGATCGTAGCAGCAGATGCTCGCGCGAAAAGAGATGGTAGATTCTTAGAGAAAATCGGAACTTACAATCCAAACACTAACCCTGCAACTATCGACTTAAACCTTGATAGCGCTGTACAATGGTTACACAATGGTGCTCAGCCAACTGACACTGCAAGAGCTATCCTTTCTTACAAAGGAGCTTTATTGAAACACCACTTAGACGGAGGTGTTCGTAAAGGTGCTTTAACTCAAGAGCAAGCTGACGCTAAATTGGCTGCTTGGTTAGAAGCAAAAGTTGGAACAGTTGACGCTAAGAAAGCTGGTTTAACTAAAGCTGAGGCTGATGCTAAAGCAAAAGCTTTAAAAGCTGAGAAAGAAGTAAACGCAAAACGTGTTGCTGCTCAGGCTGAAGCTGCTAAAGCTGCTGAGGCAACTGAAGAAGTAGCTGAAGAGGCTGCAACTGAAGAAGCTCCGGCTGTTGAAGAAAACAACGAAGAAACTCAAGCATAA
- a CDS encoding DUF6252 family protein: MKKIVSLFVLATAFVSCGEDIQFNSPAVQATKNGAFWKANTMDYFSNAEGLTITASVGTDIITLHTSSAAPGTYVLGENSTNKATYKSVEGEGRLFETGDGIGSGKIVIAPGGGITGKFDFIAEDEEGNEVNFTNGDFYQIPPRQ, from the coding sequence ATGAAAAAAATAGTATCATTATTTGTTTTGGCGACGGCATTTGTTTCTTGCGGTGAAGATATTCAATTTAACAGCCCTGCAGTTCAGGCTACTAAAAATGGTGCGTTTTGGAAAGCAAATACTATGGATTACTTTTCAAATGCAGAGGGATTGACGATAACTGCCTCGGTAGGAACCGACATTATAACGTTGCATACGAGTTCAGCTGCTCCGGGAACATATGTATTAGGAGAGAATTCTACAAACAAGGCAACATATAAATCAGTAGAAGGTGAAGGTCGTTTATTTGAAACGGGTGACGGAATCGGATCTGGGAAAATTGTAATAGCTCCGGGGGGAGGAATAACTGGTAAGTTTGATTTTATTGCTGAAGATGAGGAAGGTAATGAAGTGAATTTTACGAATGGTGATTTTTATCAGATTCCTCCGCGACAGTAA
- a CDS encoding RNA recognition motif domain-containing protein: MNIFVGSLPFSIDEADLRESFGVYGEVTSVKIITDKFTGRSKGFGFVEMENDADAQKAIEELNGATVGGRAIVVNKSEPKPEGERRSFNNNRSGGGYGNNRGGGNYGGGNSRGGRY; the protein is encoded by the coding sequence ATGAACATTTTTGTAGGAAGTCTTCCGTTCTCAATTGACGAAGCAGATTTAAGAGAATCATTTGGGGTGTACGGAGAAGTGACTTCAGTTAAAATTATTACCGACAAATTTACTGGAAGAAGTAAAGGTTTCGGATTTGTTGAAATGGAAAATGATGCTGACGCTCAGAAAGCCATTGAAGAATTAAACGGAGCTACTGTAGGTGGTCGTGCGATCGTGGTAAACAAATCAGAGCCGAAACCGGAAGGTGAAAGAAGAAGTTTCAATAACAACCGTTCAGGCGGAGGTTACGGAAACAACCGCGGTGGTGGAAACTACGGTGGAGGAAACAGTCGTGGAGGAAGATACTAA